The Armatimonadota bacterium genome contains a region encoding:
- the fliJ gene encoding flagellar export protein FliJ: MRKFRFRLQSVLNYQRRLEEEAKAAYQAAMSKRIEIEMEINNLGIRRDIELARPIAGLESLLTLTHYVDRLDRERGDLEIAQDILLQEEEAAKLAWIEARKSAEAIEKLRTKQLEEYQLEASRAEQRDLDEWAITRRAA, from the coding sequence GTGCGTAAGTTTCGGTTTCGCTTGCAGTCGGTGCTGAACTATCAGCGACGACTGGAGGAAGAAGCCAAGGCTGCGTATCAAGCGGCCATGTCAAAGAGAATTGAGATTGAAATGGAAATAAACAACTTAGGAATTCGGCGGGATATCGAACTGGCTCGTCCGATCGCAGGACTTGAATCGCTTCTGACCCTCACGCACTATGTCGATCGGCTGGACCGCGAACGGGGCGATCTTGAAATCGCTCAGGACATTTTGCTTCAAGAGGAAGAAGCGGCAAAGCTTGCTTGGATCGAGGCGCGAAAGTCCGCAGAAGCCATTGAAAAGTTGCGAACAAAGCAACTGGAAGAATATCAGCTCGAAGCGTCGCGAGCCGAGCAGCGCGATCTTGACGAATGGGCGATCACAAGGAGAGCGGCGTAA
- a CDS encoding lytic transglycosylase domain-containing protein, protein MRLLPLGPAGVNQRIAELEAKISSLGGRDKQNSSTLAPVAPVGQSEFEGALGGAIGNASGQIAPLRPNMGELMPTNELSATTFRPMIQAAAERHGVDPQLLEALVSVESNFNPRATSGVGAAGLTQLMPGTARALGVTDPYDPQQSLNGGAKYLKQMLDQFGDLPTALAAYNAGPGNVRKYGGIPPFAETQNYVQKVQSKYGILASNTGQSR, encoded by the coding sequence ATGAGACTTCTACCTCTAGGGCCGGCTGGTGTCAACCAGCGAATTGCCGAATTGGAAGCAAAAATCTCTTCTCTTGGAGGGCGCGACAAGCAGAACTCGTCGACACTTGCGCCGGTCGCTCCGGTCGGGCAATCCGAATTTGAAGGTGCTCTGGGCGGTGCAATAGGTAACGCATCGGGGCAGATCGCACCTTTGCGACCAAACATGGGTGAATTGATGCCGACCAACGAACTCTCGGCAACCACCTTCCGCCCGATGATCCAAGCGGCGGCAGAAAGGCACGGGGTGGACCCACAACTCCTTGAGGCGCTAGTGAGTGTTGAAAGCAATTTCAATCCTAGGGCAACCTCCGGGGTCGGAGCGGCTGGTCTCACACAGCTGATGCCTGGTACGGCGAGAGCGCTCGGAGTGACGGACCCATACGATCCTCAACAAAGTTTGAACGGAGGAGCAAAGTATCTCAAGCAGATGCTGGATCAGTTCGGCGATTTGCCAACGGCTCTTGCTGCCTACAACGCTGGACCAGGAAATGTCCGCAAATACGGGGGAATTCCGCCGTTTGCTGAAACACAAAACTACGTACAAAAGGTGCAGTCAAAGTACGGGATTCTCGCCTCAAATACTGGTCAATCGCGATGA
- a CDS encoding FliI/YscN family ATPase: protein MIQLEVDPQFSALKNRASNAPIHRHFGRVTKIVGLVIEAEGPAVHIGDVCTIEVGEGQELFAEVVGFRDSRTLLMPLGEMVGVRAGCLVKSLAQTLSAPIGNGLLGRALDALGNPLDGKGPVDASSTTPVQASPPNALDRKMIQEPFSTGVRAIDGVLTMGVGQRMGIFAGSGVGKSTLLGMIARNCTADVNVICLVGERGREVREFMENDLAEALDRSVVICATSDEPALRRVKACFVATAIAESFRDQGLNVLFMMDSVTRFAMAQREVGLAVGEPPSTKGYTPSVFAMLPRLMERTGCGVEGAITAIYTVLVDGDDTNEPIADAARSILDGHIVLNRKLTSRGHYPPIDTLNSLSRVMPMVTDREHVQDAARLRELLAAYADVEDLVSIGAYKSGTITISDEAIRKWDGINKFLRQDKLEGSDYQNTKTDLEALIRA, encoded by the coding sequence ATGATTCAGCTCGAAGTCGATCCACAGTTTTCCGCGTTGAAGAATCGCGCAAGCAACGCTCCGATTCACCGCCATTTTGGCCGGGTGACCAAGATTGTTGGCTTGGTGATCGAGGCCGAAGGCCCGGCGGTACACATCGGCGATGTTTGTACGATCGAAGTCGGCGAAGGCCAAGAACTATTCGCCGAAGTTGTCGGGTTTAGAGATTCTCGGACGCTCCTGATGCCTCTCGGGGAAATGGTAGGCGTTCGGGCAGGATGCTTGGTCAAGAGCCTCGCCCAAACTCTGAGCGCGCCGATTGGCAACGGGCTTCTCGGACGAGCGCTCGATGCACTTGGAAACCCGCTGGACGGAAAAGGTCCGGTGGATGCTTCGAGTACGACGCCGGTCCAAGCCTCTCCACCGAACGCGCTTGACCGAAAGATGATTCAAGAACCGTTCTCCACAGGAGTTCGAGCGATTGACGGTGTCTTGACCATGGGTGTTGGTCAGAGAATGGGCATTTTCGCGGGATCGGGGGTTGGAAAGTCCACCCTATTAGGCATGATCGCGCGAAACTGCACTGCCGACGTCAACGTGATCTGCCTGGTCGGTGAGCGTGGTCGTGAAGTCCGAGAGTTCATGGAGAACGATCTGGCGGAAGCACTCGATCGCTCCGTTGTGATCTGCGCCACTAGCGATGAACCTGCGCTACGGCGAGTGAAGGCTTGCTTTGTCGCTACGGCGATTGCCGAGAGCTTCCGAGATCAGGGCCTCAACGTTCTGTTTATGATGGACTCGGTGACACGCTTTGCCATGGCTCAGCGAGAAGTCGGACTGGCCGTCGGCGAACCGCCGAGCACCAAGGGTTACACTCCGAGCGTTTTCGCCATGTTGCCGAGGCTTATGGAACGCACTGGATGTGGGGTTGAAGGGGCAATCACAGCGATCTACACCGTACTTGTGGACGGTGACGACACCAATGAGCCGATCGCGGACGCAGCTCGTTCGATTTTGGATGGCCACATCGTTTTGAACCGAAAGCTGACCAGCCGTGGGCACTATCCACCGATTGACACACTCAACAGTTTGAGCCGTGTAATGCCGATGGTGACCGATCGAGAGCATGTTCAGGATGCAGCGCGACTCCGCGAATTGCTGGCTGCCTATGCCGATGTCGAGGATTTGGTGAGTATCGGTGCTTACAAATCTGGGACGATCACTATCAGCGATGAAGCGATTCGAAAGTGGGATGGCATCAACAAGTTTTTGCGACAAGACAAGCTCGAAGGTTCGGATTATCAAAACACCAAAACCGATTTGGAGGCGCTGATTCGTGCGTAA
- a CDS encoding threonylcarbamoyl-AMP synthase, producing the protein MNLIDDSKASIRLAAEALRAGELVVVPTETVYGLACDASNTDAIRKVFKAKGRPTSNPLIAHVTGRTMADQLVEQWTKIGAQLADAFWPGPMTLVLQKRSTVSDLLTADEPTIAVRCPAHPVFFELIREFGGPVAAPSANSYTRLSPTSLTLLEPRILESVAYAIDGGPCQVGIESTVVDCTGDRPIVLRPGMVSAAQIASVVGSEPDVHSSASRRSPGTAKEHYRPSRPVRIVHHLQPGEVGLSFHREAPGQILMPMDAVAYARRFYAALAEADLFETHEIRVEAPPKEPEWAAIWDRLSRAATASDLP; encoded by the coding sequence ATGAATCTGATTGACGACTCCAAAGCGTCGATTAGGCTCGCGGCAGAAGCTCTTCGGGCTGGCGAGTTGGTGGTGGTACCGACCGAAACGGTTTACGGATTGGCTTGTGATGCCAGCAATACCGACGCCATCCGCAAGGTCTTCAAGGCCAAAGGACGCCCGACATCAAATCCGTTGATCGCCCACGTTACTGGCCGGACGATGGCAGATCAACTCGTCGAGCAGTGGACGAAGATTGGTGCCCAACTCGCAGATGCGTTTTGGCCGGGCCCGATGACATTGGTGCTCCAAAAACGGTCCACAGTCTCAGACTTGCTGACCGCGGATGAACCCACAATTGCCGTCCGTTGCCCGGCACACCCAGTCTTTTTTGAGTTGATTCGCGAGTTTGGCGGACCGGTTGCCGCTCCTAGCGCAAATTCATACACGAGGCTTTCGCCGACCTCACTCACGTTACTTGAGCCGCGAATTCTGGAATCGGTGGCTTACGCGATTGACGGAGGCCCTTGCCAAGTCGGCATTGAATCGACGGTGGTCGATTGCACTGGCGATCGACCGATTGTCCTACGACCGGGAATGGTCTCTGCGGCGCAAATCGCATCGGTTGTCGGTTCAGAGCCAGATGTTCATTCTTCTGCTTCTCGGCGATCACCGGGCACCGCCAAGGAGCACTATCGCCCTTCGCGTCCAGTCCGAATCGTGCATCATCTTCAGCCGGGAGAAGTTGGGCTTTCATTCCATCGGGAGGCACCGGGGCAAATTTTGATGCCAATGGATGCTGTAGCCTATGCGCGCCGATTTTATGCAGCACTAGCAGAGGCGGACTTATTCGAGACGCACGAAATTCGCGTTGAAGCTCCTCCTAAAGAGCCGGAATGGGCCGCGATTTGGGATCGTCTGAGTCGGGCGGCTACCGCTTCGGATTTGCCCTAA
- the fliE gene encoding flagellar hook-basal body complex protein FliE, giving the protein MRIDNATPNLKIQDHLNSQLKGDNGDDFGDMLMDVMKEVNQAQNDSRGKQESFMAGQSVDVDDLMISMERASVSMQLTMQVRNKVLEAYQEMIRMQV; this is encoded by the coding sequence ATGCGCATCGATAATGCGACACCGAACCTAAAGATCCAAGATCATCTCAACAGCCAACTCAAAGGCGATAACGGCGATGATTTCGGGGACATGCTGATGGACGTCATGAAGGAAGTGAACCAGGCTCAAAACGATAGCCGCGGTAAGCAAGAATCTTTCATGGCGGGTCAGTCGGTGGATGTGGACGATCTGATGATCTCGATGGAGCGCGCCAGCGTGTCAATGCAATTGACCATGCAAGTGCGCAACAAGGTGCTCGAAGCCTACCAAGAGATGATTCGGATGCAGGTTTAG
- the flgC gene encoding flagellar basal body rod protein FlgC — MNIGRAMRVSSSGMSAERFRMDVISGNIANANSVNKPGQPEIRRQSVVLQGTQNGVKILEIQQDKSPLRREYDPNNPAAVNGWVTYTNINPVFEMVDMVGASRAYEANLAAFNSAKSMYAAALNIGKAA, encoded by the coding sequence ATGAATATCGGTCGAGCCATGCGCGTGAGCAGCTCAGGCATGAGCGCTGAACGGTTCCGAATGGACGTTATCAGCGGCAATATCGCCAACGCAAACTCTGTCAACAAGCCAGGTCAACCTGAGATTCGACGCCAAAGTGTGGTGCTACAAGGCACTCAGAATGGCGTGAAGATCTTGGAAATCCAACAGGACAAAAGTCCTCTACGCCGCGAATACGATCCAAACAATCCCGCAGCGGTCAATGGTTGGGTGACCTACACGAACATCAATCCAGTTTTTGAAATGGTGGATATGGTCGGCGCAAGCCGAGCCTACGAAGCCAACTTGGCGGCATTCAACTCCGCCAAATCAATGTACGCCGCCGCCTTGAACATAGGAAAAGCAGCGTAA
- a CDS encoding phytoene/squalene synthase family protein yields the protein MPFASESDFLECSRLHRKFGTTYYFASRRLPKEVRRRVDAVYGFVRVPDEWVDNPGTLSAEDSANLLRQYRQELMAAHYGVPPSFPSLRAFADVLRETKIPLEEPTVFLDAMESDLTVSRYKTYAELQNYMRGSAVAVGLMMLYVLEADLTPETIEGATALGEAMQLTNFLRDVGEDYARGRIYIPQAELEEFNVSESMIAGSNVSPEFIRMMKFQIDRARQLFDRSDAAIPMLGEEVRFGVALARELYSKILEKIELNGYDVLNLRARTTPQDKMMAAWKLWAK from the coding sequence ATGCCGTTTGCATCCGAATCCGACTTTCTTGAATGCTCCAGGCTCCACCGTAAGTTCGGGACGACTTATTACTTTGCTTCTCGGCGATTGCCCAAGGAAGTGCGCCGGCGGGTGGATGCCGTCTATGGTTTTGTTCGCGTTCCTGACGAATGGGTGGACAATCCTGGAACTCTTTCTGCGGAGGACTCGGCGAACCTTCTGCGGCAGTACAGGCAGGAATTAATGGCCGCGCACTACGGCGTTCCACCCTCCTTTCCTTCGCTGCGCGCCTTTGCCGACGTGCTGCGCGAAACCAAAATTCCGCTCGAAGAACCCACCGTATTCCTGGATGCGATGGAGTCCGATCTGACGGTCAGTCGTTACAAGACCTATGCTGAATTGCAAAACTACATGCGAGGAAGCGCAGTTGCTGTCGGCTTGATGATGCTCTACGTACTCGAAGCCGATCTGACACCCGAAACCATCGAAGGCGCGACCGCTCTTGGAGAAGCGATGCAACTCACGAACTTCTTGCGCGATGTCGGCGAAGACTATGCCCGAGGCAGAATCTACATTCCGCAGGCTGAGCTGGAAGAATTCAATGTCTCCGAGTCGATGATTGCCGGGTCAAACGTGTCGCCTGAATTCATCAGGATGATGAAGTTCCAGATAGATCGTGCGAGGCAGTTATTCGACCGTTCCGATGCCGCAATTCCGATGCTCGGTGAAGAAGTGCGATTTGGCGTCGCGCTCGCTCGCGAGCTCTATTCCAAAATTCTTGAGAAAATCGAATTAAATGGGTACGATGTGCTCAATCTGCGAGCCCGAACAACCCCGCAAGACAAGATGATGGCGGCGTGGAAGCTTTGGGCAAAATAG
- a CDS encoding prepilin-type N-terminal cleavage/methylation domain-containing protein → MRNRKAFTLIELLVVIAIIAILAAILFPVFASAREAAKKTQSINNAKQLTLGAIMYKDENDQCFAQSIYDATGANYNATAGVSVFTPGAATRAFAAYDATMPYLKNTDILKSPAEGDAIKWKEILNALAGTQPAGTITRAGYGFNFAVFEDPAVAPSLGGADPVCAEGVIDDPVNTVLFFEAKYTSQGQRPTIPNAEKTNTTWWTKWSQKWTSAGGTLARIGGYAQPTSPFNRFNFGGVSRYGDNCVVSFTDGHAKVFRYNAVIPGTAADLYTTGSPATLPVYNLPYDLNGIPNYSAEPSE, encoded by the coding sequence ATGCGCAATCGAAAAGCCTTCACCCTGATCGAATTGCTCGTGGTCATCGCGATCATCGCGATCCTCGCAGCCATTCTTTTCCCAGTTTTTGCTTCGGCCCGAGAAGCCGCTAAGAAGACTCAGTCCATCAACAACGCCAAGCAATTGACGCTCGGCGCCATCATGTACAAGGACGAAAACGACCAGTGCTTCGCACAGAGCATCTACGATGCAACCGGTGCTAACTACAATGCAACCGCTGGCGTCAGCGTTTTCACTCCAGGTGCTGCAACCCGAGCTTTCGCAGCTTATGATGCCACCATGCCTTACCTTAAGAACACCGATATTCTTAAGAGCCCAGCTGAAGGCGACGCCATCAAGTGGAAGGAAATCCTGAACGCTTTGGCAGGCACTCAGCCAGCAGGCACTATCACCCGAGCAGGCTACGGCTTCAACTTCGCAGTTTTCGAAGATCCAGCTGTTGCTCCATCGCTCGGCGGCGCCGACCCAGTCTGCGCTGAAGGCGTGATCGACGATCCAGTCAACACTGTCCTCTTCTTTGAAGCTAAGTACACTTCGCAAGGCCAACGCCCAACAATTCCAAACGCTGAAAAGACCAACACCACTTGGTGGACCAAGTGGAGCCAAAAGTGGACCAGCGCTGGCGGAACTCTCGCCCGAATTGGTGGCTATGCTCAGCCAACTTCGCCGTTCAACCGATTTAATTTCGGTGGCGTTTCGCGATACGGCGACAACTGCGTTGTCAGCTTCACTGACGGCCACGCAAAGGTCTTCCGCTACAACGCTGTAATTCCAGGCACCGCTGCCGACCTGTACACCACTGGTTCCCCAGCTACCTTGCCGGTTTACAACCTGCCATACGACCTCAACGGTATTCCAAACTACTCTGCTGAACCAAGCGAGTAA
- the flgB gene encoding flagellar basal body rod protein FlgB, with amino-acid sequence MQILQGLFGSHINNLGKALERTSMRHELVSNNLANVNTPNYKRKDIDFSIEIERANDRFSLNKHQLGDKGIQITEGSIRRDGNSVDLESEVVALAETDLHYRMLSEMTGRYFSGLKSVIREGR; translated from the coding sequence GTGCAGATATTACAAGGACTTTTTGGTTCACATATCAACAATTTGGGCAAGGCGCTGGAGCGAACCTCCATGCGTCACGAGTTGGTATCTAACAACCTCGCGAACGTCAACACACCAAATTACAAGCGAAAGGACATCGATTTCAGCATCGAAATCGAGCGCGCCAACGATCGATTTAGCCTGAACAAGCATCAGCTTGGCGATAAGGGCATTCAAATTACCGAAGGAAGCATCCGGCGCGATGGCAACAGCGTTGATCTCGAATCTGAAGTTGTTGCGCTAGCCGAAACCGACCTCCACTACCGAATGCTCTCAGAAATGACTGGCCGGTACTTCTCTGGACTCAAATCAGTGATCCGGGAGGGCAGATAA
- a CDS encoding WecB/TagA/CpsF family glycosyltransferase has translation MVAQTVHPNPNSVHILGVDVSLLDMEQTLALLQAQIASREPSLVVTANATALVIAHDDPRFLTEMKSAKFVTVDGSGLQWAIRRKGHPIVPKVTGVDLVERLCDLSVKHGYRIAFVGGEPGVAELAADNLKKRFPGCNIVLARHGYFKPDEDAKVAEEIAIEKPDVLFVAMGMPRQERFILSTMNVIQAPIAVGVGGSLDVFSGRTKRAPKVIQKLHLEWLWRSILNPYKFKKLTALPRFIVLALKEKK, from the coding sequence ATGGTTGCCCAGACCGTCCATCCCAATCCAAATTCAGTACACATTCTGGGTGTCGACGTTTCGCTGCTCGACATGGAGCAAACCTTGGCGCTGCTTCAAGCTCAAATCGCTTCAAGAGAACCAAGTCTCGTCGTCACCGCGAACGCAACCGCTTTGGTTATTGCTCACGACGATCCACGCTTTTTGACGGAAATGAAGTCCGCAAAGTTCGTGACTGTCGATGGATCGGGTTTGCAATGGGCCATTCGGCGCAAAGGACACCCAATTGTGCCCAAAGTCACCGGGGTGGACTTGGTGGAAAGGCTGTGCGACCTCAGCGTCAAACACGGCTACCGAATCGCCTTCGTCGGCGGTGAACCTGGGGTCGCCGAGCTCGCAGCGGATAATTTGAAGAAACGGTTTCCCGGCTGTAATATCGTCCTCGCTAGGCATGGCTACTTCAAGCCAGATGAAGATGCCAAAGTCGCAGAAGAGATAGCAATCGAAAAACCGGATGTGCTTTTTGTCGCGATGGGGATGCCACGGCAAGAACGCTTTATCCTCTCAACGATGAACGTGATCCAAGCTCCAATCGCTGTTGGAGTGGGTGGCTCACTTGATGTTTTCAGCGGAAGAACGAAGCGTGCCCCAAAAGTCATCCAAAAACTGCACCTGGAATGGTTGTGGAGATCTATTCTAAATCCATACAAGTTCAAAAAACTCACCGCGCTACCTCGCTTCATTGTCCTAGCGCTCAAGGAGAAGAAATGA
- the fliF gene encoding flagellar M-ring protein FliF, with protein MGNIVERLKDWWLGLDKSQRPVWMLGAGVLTVLLIGAVVFAGRPNMSMLFGGLSPQDQGMIVEELNKLGIPADYDANGNVMVPSNKVNEARAKLAVAKKLPQSGNLGYGTFDSINMTTSPAVEREKIKSAIEGELANTLQKFQGITAARVHLALGDDSPFAQERTPATASIVISEDSSARLTPDQAQAIVRLVQFGVRGLDQKNITVVTDKGNMLFDGTLDGTTNGAASTKIAAENEEAIRRERDLQQKLDSVFGLGNTRVQIPILKLNFDKISEDSIERGPSKKPVVSETVEEKMGNADGGAEGAAGAISNTQQPADSLSNQSKNYSGTQTREEFETNEKRTTIQKGSGDLERMSINVMVNSAVIKDVAPIEQIVAGYLGPLSTDSDNFKATVTAVEFDASQKKAAETATAAAARTSQMQQMISMLPIVALLVVGFLVAKSIGKSAAPKMGQQVEVALPGVGTIALPMSTIESHPELRELAQAPGFTPTAPMPQNPTEQVIDIVGGSELAQALHALAATGQTELHVDDIPDKVNIPLEQIKKMAISKPDAVAKLIKTWILEERR; from the coding sequence ATGGGCAATATTGTTGAAAGATTAAAAGATTGGTGGTTGGGGCTTGATAAGTCTCAGCGCCCCGTATGGATGCTTGGAGCTGGCGTCCTGACTGTGCTTCTCATTGGCGCAGTTGTTTTTGCTGGTCGTCCAAACATGTCGATGCTCTTTGGAGGGTTGTCCCCTCAAGACCAAGGCATGATTGTCGAAGAACTCAACAAGCTCGGCATTCCCGCGGATTACGACGCGAACGGTAACGTGATGGTGCCGAGCAACAAGGTGAACGAAGCTCGCGCAAAACTCGCCGTTGCCAAGAAATTGCCTCAGTCTGGGAATCTGGGATACGGCACGTTTGATTCGATCAACATGACGACCTCGCCAGCAGTCGAGCGCGAGAAGATCAAGAGCGCGATCGAAGGCGAATTGGCCAACACTCTCCAAAAGTTTCAAGGAATCACCGCCGCGCGGGTCCATCTTGCCCTGGGTGACGATTCCCCATTTGCGCAGGAACGCACTCCCGCTACGGCAAGTATTGTGATCTCAGAGGACTCCAGCGCAAGGCTGACCCCGGATCAAGCCCAGGCGATTGTTCGCCTCGTTCAATTCGGCGTCCGTGGACTTGACCAAAAGAACATTACCGTGGTCACCGACAAAGGGAACATGCTGTTTGACGGCACCCTGGATGGAACGACAAATGGTGCCGCGAGCACAAAGATCGCCGCCGAGAATGAAGAAGCGATTCGACGTGAGCGCGACCTTCAACAGAAACTCGACTCCGTTTTTGGATTGGGTAACACACGCGTTCAGATCCCGATTTTGAAGCTGAATTTTGACAAGATCAGCGAAGATAGCATCGAGCGCGGCCCGAGCAAGAAGCCAGTGGTCAGCGAAACGGTTGAAGAAAAGATGGGTAACGCGGATGGCGGAGCAGAAGGTGCTGCGGGCGCAATCTCCAACACCCAGCAACCAGCCGATTCGCTCTCGAACCAATCAAAGAATTATTCAGGAACTCAAACCCGCGAAGAGTTCGAGACCAATGAAAAGCGAACAACGATTCAGAAAGGCTCTGGCGATCTTGAGAGGATGTCCATCAACGTGATGGTGAATAGCGCGGTCATCAAGGACGTTGCGCCGATCGAACAGATCGTTGCGGGCTATCTTGGCCCTCTCTCGACCGATTCAGACAACTTCAAGGCGACGGTAACCGCGGTTGAATTTGACGCTAGTCAGAAGAAGGCCGCTGAAACCGCAACCGCCGCCGCCGCTCGAACGAGCCAAATGCAGCAGATGATTTCGATGTTGCCGATTGTTGCTCTTCTCGTCGTTGGATTCTTGGTTGCGAAGTCGATTGGAAAGTCGGCCGCGCCAAAGATGGGACAGCAGGTCGAAGTTGCCCTCCCAGGAGTTGGAACCATTGCCTTGCCGATGTCCACGATTGAGAGTCATCCGGAACTGCGAGAATTGGCCCAGGCACCAGGCTTCACGCCGACCGCTCCGATGCCACAAAACCCCACCGAACAAGTGATTGATATCGTGGGTGGTAGTGAACTTGCGCAAGCACTTCATGCCTTGGCTGCAACCGGACAAACAGAACTTCATGTGGATGACATTCCCGACAAGGTGAACATTCCGCTGGAGCAGATCAAGAAAATGGCGATTAGCAAGCCCGATGCCGTGGCTAAGTTGATCAAGACCTGGATTTTGGAGGAACGACGATGA
- the sdhB gene encoding succinate dehydrogenase iron-sulfur subunit translates to MPTVIRLKVHRQTSKGAPIHLDVFEIPYRENMNVISALMEVRKNPVTIEGKHVAPPVWDAACLEEVCGSCTMNINGGIRQACSALIDDVALKMGDSLEVTLEPMKKFPLVRDLSVDRSKMFENLIKVKAWVPIDGSYDLGMAPAQDDHVRQLRYALSRCMTCGCCMEACPQVNESSEFVGPAAVGQALLFNLHPIGKSLEEDRFDYLTSSEGITGCGNAQNCVKVCPKGVPLTVAIARTNRDTTIFKLKKWMGFAGSEK, encoded by the coding sequence ATGCCTACCGTCATCCGTTTGAAGGTTCATCGCCAGACATCCAAGGGCGCGCCGATCCACCTTGATGTTTTCGAGATTCCGTATCGAGAGAACATGAATGTGATCTCCGCCTTGATGGAGGTCCGAAAAAATCCGGTAACGATCGAAGGCAAGCACGTCGCACCGCCAGTTTGGGATGCAGCCTGCCTCGAAGAGGTTTGCGGCTCATGCACAATGAACATCAACGGCGGCATCCGCCAAGCGTGCAGTGCGTTGATCGACGATGTCGCATTGAAGATGGGTGACTCGTTGGAAGTCACGTTGGAGCCGATGAAGAAGTTTCCATTGGTTCGTGACCTCAGTGTTGACCGATCGAAGATGTTCGAGAACCTGATCAAGGTTAAGGCCTGGGTGCCAATCGACGGTTCTTATGACCTTGGCATGGCTCCTGCCCAGGACGATCACGTGCGCCAACTTCGATATGCTCTGAGCCGCTGTATGACATGCGGCTGCTGCATGGAGGCCTGCCCACAGGTTAACGAGTCCTCTGAGTTTGTTGGCCCCGCAGCAGTGGGCCAAGCACTGCTTTTCAACCTCCACCCAATCGGGAAGTCGCTTGAGGAAGATCGGTTTGACTATCTGACGAGCAGCGAAGGAATCACAGGGTGTGGCAACGCTCAAAACTGCGTCAAGGTTTGCCCAAAGGGAGTTCCGCTAACGGTCGCGATCGCTCGTACAAACCGAGACACCACCATCTTCAAACTCAAGAAGTGGATGGGATTCGCCGGTAGCGAAAAGTAA
- the fliG gene encoding flagellar motor switch protein FliG, producing MRKQNSELGTRRKAAIMLTLLGPQEAAAVISHLNEEEIELLALEIARLERVTAETREQIINEFHQMATAQEYISEGGVDQAKKLLESALGAEKAEMMIRKITNAMQVVPFEFLKRADPAQVLSFIQDEHPQTIALILAYMPMNQSASILTKLPTELRAEVAERIAMMEQTPPEVIRRVEQVLEKKVSSLISSDMSKTGGPKMLVDLLNRVDRSTERLILDNLADSNPELADVIKNMMFVFEDITGLDDRAVQAILKETDVKDLGTALKGTSQEVQEKIFKNMSERAVNMLKEDMEFMGPVKLRVVEEAQQKIVAIIRRLEEAGEIQVGRSGEEEILV from the coding sequence ATGAGAAAGCAAAACAGCGAATTAGGCACACGGCGCAAAGCCGCCATCATGCTCACTCTTCTTGGGCCTCAAGAAGCCGCCGCAGTGATTAGTCATCTTAACGAAGAAGAAATTGAACTGTTGGCGCTGGAGATTGCCCGGCTGGAGCGAGTCACTGCGGAAACCCGCGAGCAGATCATCAACGAGTTTCACCAGATGGCCACCGCGCAAGAGTACATCTCCGAAGGCGGTGTGGACCAAGCCAAGAAGCTCCTCGAATCCGCATTGGGTGCCGAAAAGGCTGAGATGATGATCCGAAAGATCACCAATGCAATGCAGGTGGTGCCGTTCGAATTCTTGAAGCGTGCGGACCCAGCGCAGGTACTCAGCTTTATCCAAGATGAACACCCGCAGACGATTGCACTGATCCTGGCTTACATGCCGATGAACCAGTCCGCGAGTATCTTGACGAAGCTACCTACCGAGCTTCGAGCCGAAGTCGCCGAGCGAATCGCAATGATGGAGCAAACTCCGCCAGAAGTTATCCGTAGGGTCGAACAGGTTTTGGAAAAGAAGGTTTCCAGTCTGATTTCGAGCGACATGTCGAAGACCGGCGGACCAAAGATGTTGGTGGATCTTCTCAACCGAGTGGATCGTTCAACCGAGCGATTGATCTTGGACAACCTTGCAGACAGCAATCCAGAACTTGCTGATGTGATCAAGAACATGATGTTCGTGTTCGAAGACATCACCGGACTGGACGACCGCGCGGTCCAAGCGATCTTGAAGGAAACGGATGTGAAGGACTTGGGTACGGCACTCAAGGGTACTTCGCAGGAAGTGCAAGAGAAGATTTTCAAGAACATGTCGGAGCGTGCGGTGAACATGCTCAAGGAAGACATGGAGTTTATGGGACCTGTGAAGCTCCGCGTCGTCGAAGAAGCTCAGCAGAAGATCGTGGCGATCATCCGCCGATTGGAAGAAGCTGGAGAGATTCAGGTCGGACGAAGTGGCGAGGAAGAAATCCTTGTCTAA